In Nostoc sp. UHCC 0926, a single genomic region encodes these proteins:
- the topA gene encoding type I DNA topoisomerase — MIKRLLVVESPGKVKKLSQILGSDWKVLASCGHIRELSNEGDDSLGFVMDGNNVRCNYVPRDQRAKETIQKLKSAVRQVDEVVLATDPDREGETIAWHLKETLGLREPKRVIYTEITASAVQSAIANPRKLDQNLIGAGLCRDCLDKLVGYKGSPLVWALNNGAKSVGRVQSATLHLICQRENEILAFVPQDYWSVWVDYAEGFRAFYKGTVNSTTDAADQETETHDDAKVGNSTETPESKRVLSEAEATRLVEEALRHPHQVIHFEGKIVNRQPPPPFTTSSLQQAAGSKLRFAPDKTMVVAQKLYEAGLITYMRTDSVMLSPEFCASARKWLEQNDPQNVPQQVAKHRSSKSAQEAHEAIRPTDVFRPSVQLRSELPDDQFNLYVMIWKRSIASQCRAAQLRKTQVITQSGSLLWSARGQVIEFYGYARYWNNLSKDSVLPSLQQGQALKLENAGHEQKQTQPPPRYSEPKLVQLMERKGIGRPSTYAPTVATLKKRNYVELIKDHLQPTALGLEVDAFLLKALPDLLEAEFTAKMEDALDAISEGKHSWQHYLTSWNQDYFLPALSKAKTVVASSSTGKVYGISERQYETSKTRCPECKNFLAKIPSSKVKKKYFLKCTKGCENVVLFWSDFNKTWEPPRTKAAQVENQQKPAVKITTYPCPVCKKPLEEYSYIKEGQSKTMLRCGDPQSRKDTKHKDVAYFSTQKGWWSPKFGELNC; from the coding sequence TCAAGTCTGCGGTGAGGCAGGTTGATGAAGTTGTCTTAGCAACTGACCCAGACCGGGAAGGTGAGACAATCGCTTGGCATCTCAAAGAAACGCTTGGTTTAAGGGAACCGAAACGAGTAATTTATACTGAGATTACAGCATCTGCGGTGCAGAGTGCGATCGCTAATCCCAGAAAGCTAGACCAAAATTTGATTGGTGCTGGGCTGTGCCGAGATTGCCTAGACAAGTTGGTAGGTTATAAAGGTAGCCCTTTAGTTTGGGCATTAAATAACGGCGCTAAGAGTGTTGGCAGAGTCCAAAGCGCGACGTTGCATTTGATTTGTCAGCGAGAAAACGAAATTCTGGCTTTTGTCCCCCAAGATTACTGGAGTGTGTGGGTAGATTATGCTGAAGGATTTCGGGCTTTTTACAAAGGGACGGTCAATTCTACAACAGATGCAGCAGACCAAGAAACTGAAACTCACGATGACGCAAAGGTAGGTAATAGTACAGAAACACCGGAGTCTAAGCGTGTTCTTTCTGAAGCAGAGGCAACACGTTTAGTTGAAGAAGCACTACGGCATCCTCATCAGGTGATTCATTTTGAAGGAAAAATTGTTAATCGCCAGCCACCTCCACCATTTACAACTTCCAGCCTTCAGCAAGCAGCCGGTTCAAAGCTGAGGTTTGCTCCTGACAAAACTATGGTTGTTGCTCAAAAGCTCTATGAGGCAGGGTTAATCACATATATGCGAACAGACTCAGTGATGCTGAGTCCTGAATTTTGTGCCAGTGCCCGTAAATGGTTAGAGCAAAATGATCCGCAGAATGTACCGCAGCAAGTTGCCAAGCATCGTAGTAGCAAGTCGGCTCAAGAAGCACATGAGGCGATTCGGCCAACGGATGTGTTTCGTCCCTCAGTTCAGTTGCGCTCTGAACTTCCTGATGATCAGTTTAATCTGTATGTGATGATTTGGAAACGATCAATTGCTTCTCAGTGTCGTGCTGCCCAATTGCGTAAAACTCAGGTGATTACTCAGTCTGGTTCTCTACTGTGGTCAGCAAGAGGGCAAGTAATTGAATTTTACGGTTATGCCCGATACTGGAACAATCTCAGCAAGGATAGTGTTTTACCTTCATTACAACAGGGACAAGCATTGAAACTGGAGAATGCTGGACATGAGCAGAAGCAAACCCAGCCACCACCCCGTTATAGTGAACCAAAATTGGTGCAATTGATGGAACGTAAAGGAATTGGTCGCCCAAGTACTTATGCTCCGACTGTTGCTACCTTAAAAAAACGCAATTATGTCGAATTGATAAAAGATCATCTTCAACCGACAGCGTTAGGGTTAGAAGTTGATGCGTTTTTACTCAAAGCACTGCCGGATTTACTAGAGGCGGAATTCACAGCGAAAATGGAGGATGCTCTTGATGCAATTTCCGAAGGAAAACACTCTTGGCAGCATTATTTAACTAGTTGGAATCAGGATTACTTTCTACCAGCGCTCTCCAAAGCTAAAACTGTAGTTGCAAGTTCCTCAACAGGTAAAGTTTATGGGATAAGTGAGCGTCAATATGAAACTTCCAAGACTCGATGCCCTGAATGCAAAAATTTTCTCGCCAAAATTCCGAGCAGTAAGGTTAAAAAGAAATATTTCCTCAAATGCACAAAAGGCTGTGAAAATGTCGTGCTGTTTTGGAGCGACTTTAACAAAACTTGGGAGCCACCACGAACTAAAGCAGCCCAAGTTGAGAATCAGCAAAAGCCTGCGGTCAAGATCACGACATATCCCTGCCCAGTATGTAAAAAACCTCTAGAGGAGTACAGTTACATCAAAGAAGGGCAGAGTAAGACAATGTTGCGATGTGGTGACCCACAATCGCGTAAGGATACTAAACATAAAGATGTGGCTTATTTCAGTACGCAAAAAGGCTGGTGGAGTCCTAAGTTTGGGGAGTTGAATTGTTAG
- a CDS encoding type II toxin-antitoxin system RelE family toxin → MSERYSLRIAKTAEKDLLDLQAKLYKQVVSKILSLQGNSKPQDCKALKGYEGGYRVDQGEYRILYTIDEKSKLIDVFRVGKRNDGEVYKNL, encoded by the coding sequence ATGAGTGAACGCTACAGTTTGAGAATTGCTAAGACTGCTGAAAAGGATTTATTGGATTTGCAAGCGAAACTTTATAAGCAGGTTGTATCTAAAATCCTTTCGCTTCAAGGCAATTCTAAACCTCAAGACTGCAAAGCCTTGAAAGGCTATGAGGGTGGTTATCGTGTTGATCAAGGTGAATATAGAATTCTCTACACGATTGATGAAAAAAGCAAATTGATTGATGTTTTTCGAGTTGGTAAGCGAAATGATGGTGAAGTCTACAAAAATTTGTAA
- a CDS encoding type II toxin-antitoxin system Phd/YefM family antitoxin, with protein MTAISATEARANFQELMNRAEYKGERIVIQRHGKAAVAIIGLDDLKLLEAIEDAIDSETLRRAIEENDGFTTLDAISVKRGNE; from the coding sequence ATGACTGCCATAAGTGCAACAGAAGCTCGTGCAAACTTCCAAGAGCTTATGAATCGTGCTGAGTATAAGGGTGAGCGTATTGTAATTCAGCGTCATGGTAAAGCTGCCGTAGCAATTATCGGTCTTGATGATTTGAAATTGCTTGAAGCTATTGAAGATGCTATTGATTCAGAAACACTTCGTCGTGCAATTGAGGAAAATGATGGGTTTACTACCTTAGACGCAATTAGTGTCAAGCGTGGAAATGAGTGA
- a CDS encoding response regulator, with translation MYKVAILDDDQHWCRIVQRFLKEEYAVATYKSVSSFLWELDELNQYHIFLVDFMLPTARHELNTDGMEIVTALKRRLPHSPVVILVTAYMSMNELEVHGKQMCPQADGFFAKDAGLELLAHQMKQLLIPGKIEDS, from the coding sequence ATGTACAAGGTGGCGATTTTGGACGATGACCAACACTGGTGTCGGATCGTCCAACGGTTTCTAAAAGAAGAATATGCTGTAGCAACCTACAAGTCCGTGTCTAGTTTCTTGTGGGAGTTAGACGAACTAAACCAGTACCATATCTTTCTGGTCGATTTCATGCTGCCTACGGCTCGGCATGAGCTAAATACAGATGGCATGGAAATCGTTACGGCTCTCAAGCGCCGTTTGCCTCATTCTCCTGTGGTCATCCTCGTCACGGCTTATATGAGCATGAATGAGTTAGAGGTGCATGGCAAACAAATGTGTCCACAAGCAGACGGATTTTTTGCCAAGGATGCGGGACTAGAATTATTGGCTCACCAAATGAAGCAACTGCTCATACCAGGTAAAATTGAGGACAGTTAG